A single genomic interval of Juglans regia cultivar Chandler chromosome 1, Walnut 2.0, whole genome shotgun sequence harbors:
- the LOC109014562 gene encoding ras-related protein Rab11A, translated as MASGGGGGYGDANQKIDYVFKVVLIGDSAVGKSQILARFARNEFSLDSKATIGVEFQTRTLVIQHKSVKAQIWDTAGQERYRAVTSAYYRGAVGAMLVYDITKRQTFDHIPRWLEELRSHADKNIVIILIGNKSDLENQRAVPTEDAKEFAEKEGLFFLETSALEATNVETAFLTVLTEIFNIVNKKNLVADENQGNGNPASLSGKKIIIPGPAQEIPAKSSMCCRLA; from the exons atggcgAGTGGGGGAGGAGGAGGGTACGGGGATGCGAACCAGAAGATAGACTACGTGTTCAAGGTGGTACTGATAGGGGACTCGGCGGTGGGAAAGTCGCAGATACTGGCCCGGTTCGCAAGGAACGAGTTCAGTCTCGACTCCAAGGCCACCATCGGGGTCGAGTTCCAGACTCGCACCCTCGTTATCCAGCACAAGAGCGTCAAGGCCCAGATCTGGGACACAGCTGGCCAAGAACG ATACCGAGCGGTTACAAGCGCATATTACCGGGGTGCTGTTGGGGCAATGCTGGTTTACGACATAACCAAGCGCCAGACATTTGATCACATACCTCGTTGGCTGGAAGAGCTGCGTAGCCATGCAGACAAGAACATTGTCATCATTCTGATAGGGAACAAGAGTGATCTTGAGAATCAGCGTGCAGTCCCCACAGAGGATGCCAAAGAATTTGCTGAAAAGGAAGGACTGTTTTTCTTGGAGACATCGGCACTGGAAGCAACCAATGTTGAAACTGCCTTCTTGACTGTGTTAACAGAAATCTTCAACATTGTGAACAAGAAGAACCTTGTTGCAGACGAAAATCAAGGTAATGGGAACCCCGCATCCCTTTCCGGCAAAAAGATCATTATCCCAGGTCCCGCACAAGAGATCCCAGCTAAGAGCAGTATGTGCTGTAGATTAGCGTGA